A DNA window from Vigna angularis cultivar LongXiaoDou No.4 chromosome 1, ASM1680809v1, whole genome shotgun sequence contains the following coding sequences:
- the LOC108332091 gene encoding NAC domain-containing protein 71, producing the protein MGGATLPPGFRFHPTDEELVGYYLKRKVEGLEIELEVIPVINFYKFDPWELPEKSFLPKRDMEWFFFCPRDRKYPNGSRTNRATKAGYWKATGKDRKVVCQSDPSNVTGYRKTLVFYAGRAPLGDRTDWVMHEYRLCDDLGQPTPSFQGGFALCRVIKKNEKASATKGENKGKRAASSSINGSDTSVRFSGEPFSNSGDSSSHASQLNNESRYSSPITSPYNVAPMREINQASLETDPSNFWISPDMILDSSKDYPQLQHAVSEYFPRYDLPCMGTQWQSVEHSETPSSFSYSNVNGEVEFADTLSQIGGMSPYSREWNSMDFYGNGDVPYEDYDQINSISYP; encoded by the exons ATGGGAGGGGCAACACTGCCGCCAGGATTTCGTTTCCATCCAACTGATGAGGAACTAGTGGGATACTACCTTAAAAGAAAAGTAGAAGGGCTTGAAATTGAGCTTGAAGTTATCCCTGTGATCAATTTTTACAAATTCGATCCCTGGGAGTTGCCGG AGAAGTCTTTCCTTCCAAAACGGGATATGGAATGGTTTTTCTTCTGTCCACGGGATCGCAAGTACCCAAATGGATCAAGAACAAATAGAGCTACCAAAGCTGGGTATTGGAAAGCCACCGGAAAAGACAGAAAGGTGGTGTGCCAGTCTGATCCATCCAATGTTACTGGGTACCGCAAGACCTTGGTTTTCTATGCTGGGAGGGCCCCTTTAGGAGATAGAACTGATTGGGTCATGCATGAGTATCGCCTCTGTGATGATCTTGGCCAACCCACACCTTCTTTCCAG GGTGGTTTTGCCTTGTGCCGGGTTATTAAGAAGAATGAGAAAGCAAGTGCTACGAAGGGAGAAAACAAGGGCAAAAGGGCTGCAAGCAGTTCCATTAATGGGAGTGACACCTCAGTGAGATTCTCTGGTGAGCCATTCAGCAACTCTGGTGATTCTTCCTCTCATGCAAGCCAACTGAATAATGAGAGTCGTTATTCAAGCCCAATTACTTCTCCATACAATGTGGCTCCAATGAGAGAAATTAACCAAGCTTCTCTGGAAACCGATCCTTCAAACTTCTGGATCTCCCCGGACATGATTCTTGATTCTTCAAAG GACTACCCTCAATTACAGCATGCTGTATCTGAATATTTTCCACGGTATGACTTACCATGTATGGGGACACAATGGCAATCAGTTGAACATTCAGAAACTCCATCTAGTTTCTCCTACTCAAATGTCAATGGAGAAGTTGAATTTGCTGATACTCTCAGTCAAATTGGCGGCATGTCACCTTACTCAAGAGAATGGAATTCCATGGACTTCTATGGAAATGGAGATGTCCCTTATGAAGATTATGATCAAATTAACTCAATCTCATATCCATGA
- the LOC108337878 gene encoding uncharacterized protein LOC108337878, protein MAYCIPNSPSLQGWKTSTNGLFGWNIGKKNVNDKPQTKYYDIDLTFSTSLVDKTFLRGKELKCCYRASIDGFSATNFHECCDFKGPCVIIGYTNKSFKFGAFNPEGYRSTDDYYDTFDAFLFYWLDNETKPIILPKVGGSGAALFDYARGGPQFGADGLLIGPPLAPVMGGFAGPDTNSGIGDLRQAKSRLGLSYAKREDGKESIFGDESRATLQEVEVFCSPQIASLY, encoded by the exons ATGGCATATTGCATTCCAAACTCACCATCACTCCAGGGTTGGAAGACAAGCACAAATGGCTTATTTGGTTGGAACATAGGCAAGAAGAATGTTAATGACAAACCTCAGACTAAATACTATGATATTGATCTCACTTTCTCAACTTCTCTGGTGGACAAAACATTTTTGAGAG GGAAGGAGCTAAAATGCTGCTATAGGGCTTCGATTGATGGGTTCAGTGCAACAAATTTCCACGAATGCTGTGACTTCAAGGGGCCATGCGTGATAATCGGCTACACAAACAAGTCTTTCAAGTTTGGTGCATTTAACCCTGAAGGGTATAGAAGCACAGATGACTACTATGATACATTTGATGCCTTCCTATTTTACTGGCTAGACAATGAAACTAAGCCCATTATTTTGCCCAAAGTTGGTGGAAGTGGTGCAGCCCTGTTTGATTATGCACGTGGTGGCCCACAATTTGGGGCAGATGGGCTTCTCATAGGGCCCCCATTGGCCCCAGTTATGGGGGGCTTTGCTGGGCCTGATACCAATTCTGGCATTGGTGACTTGAGACAAGCGAAGTCTAGATTGGGATTGTCTTATGCCAAAAGAGAGGATGGGAAGGAGTCTATATTTGGTGATGAGTCAAGGGCAACCCTTCAAGAAGTGGAAGTCTTTTGTAGTCCTCAAATTGCAAGCTTATACTAG